CGTGCCACTTCGGCGCCTTCGGCGAGCCGGAGCTCGGCTGCCTGAGCGGCGTGGGTTCCCGCTTCCACTGCGCGCTTGCGTGCCGTGGACAGCCCGGTCTTCACCGACTCACCCACCGCTTCTGAGGCCCGGGTCATGGCCTTCACCTTCCGTCGTTTCGTTTGGCATCTGTCTGGTTCCCCTTAACCTATCGTGCCCCTTTTCCGCGGATCGCGCCGCAGATGGCACGATTGGCCCCGTGACCGAAAGCAACGGATCCCCCGCCGGTGGCGCGCGCAAGGCGACGCTGCACACCAACCACGGCGACATCAACCTGAACCTGTTCCCGGACCACGCGCCCAAGACGGTCGGGAACTTCACCGGCCTGGCCGATGGCACCAAGGAATACACCCAGCCCAACGCCAAGGGTGAGAACTCGGGCCCGTTCTACGACGGTTCGATCTTCCACCGCGTGATCGACGGCTTCATGATCCAGGGCGGCGACCCGACCGGCACCGGCCGCGGCGGCCCCGGCTACAAGTTCGGCGACGAGTTCCACCCGGAACTGCAGTTCAACAAGCCGTACCTGCTGGCCATGGCGAACGCGGGCCCCGGCACCAACGGCTCGCAGTTCTTCATCACCGTCTCGCCGACCACCCACCTGAACTTCAAGCACACCATCTTCGGTGAGGTGGCCGACCAGGAGTCGCGCAACGTGGTCGACCAGATCGCGCACACGGCCACCGGCCCGGCGGACCGCCCGCTGAACGACGTGGTCATCGAGCGGATCTCGCTGGCCTGATCCGCGGGCGCTGAAGCAGGGGGTGGATGCGGGTAAGTTGGACACATCGTGACTCAGCCCCCGTATCCCCCGCCTTCGGGGCCCGCCTACGAGCAGGCCCTGCCCACCTGCTGGTGGCACCCAAAGCGGCAGACCGGTCTGCGCTGCGTCCGCTGTGAGCGGCCGGCCTGCCCCGACTGCCTGCGTGAA
The genomic region above belongs to Amycolatopsis sp. YIM 10 and contains:
- a CDS encoding peptidylprolyl isomerase — its product is MGPVTESNGSPAGGARKATLHTNHGDINLNLFPDHAPKTVGNFTGLADGTKEYTQPNAKGENSGPFYDGSIFHRVIDGFMIQGGDPTGTGRGGPGYKFGDEFHPELQFNKPYLLAMANAGPGTNGSQFFITVSPTTHLNFKHTIFGEVADQESRNVVDQIAHTATGPADRPLNDVVIERISLA